From the Paenibacillus sp. MMS20-IR301 genome, the window CGGCATTCTTGCCTCCGCTGTTGTTGCCGGCAGGATTATAACCATAGTTATCGCTGTTATTGGCCATTTCGTGTTCACCCGCTTTTCCCCATATGTAATATAAAATATGTTGCAGCGTCCTGTTATGAAATAGGCAATCGGGAGGTAATTTGCTGCAGCAGAGCTGCGGAGGACTCATCCGGAAATGAGCAGAAATGAGCATGAACAGGCCGGATACACGGTGGGAAGCGCAAAAACCTTGTGAAAAAGGGATATTTTGCTGTTTTTAAAGCAGAAAAAAAGCACTTTACAGGTTATGAAAACGCTGTTACAATCATAAATGAGCACAAATGGTCAATAACGATCAGTAATGAGCGAATAACTGAGCAAACCTTAATCCAAACTCAAATAGATGATCTATTATAGGAATCCGGACAGCTTGAGCTGCCCGTCCTGAGGAGTGAGAATCATGTTTGAAGAAGAACGGAAACGGAGTATCCTGCAATTTGTCAATGAGCATACAAGAGCATCGGTTCAGGAGCTGAGCCAGGAGCTGTCAGTCTCGGAATCAACGGTGCGCCGTGATCTCAAGGAGCTGGAGGAAGCGCACCTGCTGAAGCGTACACATGGCGGGGCAGTGTCTCTGCAAAGTGTAAACTTTGAGGCGGCTATTCCGGATAAGGAAGACAGGTTCCTGGATGAGAAGCTGCGGATCGCCCGTAAGGCAGTAGAGATGATTCAGGAAGGCGATGCGATCCTGCTGGACGGCGGAACGACAACCTTGCAGATTGCCCGGGCGCTGAAATCGTTCCGTAACCTGAAAGTAATCACCAACTCCATCATGGCACTTAACGAGCTGAAGGATTGCCGCAACATCGAGGTGTCCATTACCGGAGGAATGCTGCGGCCGGACACGATGGCTTTTGTCGGACCGATGACTGAACGTTCACTGGATATGGTGCGGGTAGATAAGGCATTCCTGGGAACGAACGGGCTGGATTTACGGGAAGGCATCACCACCCCCAACATGCTGGAGGCAGCTACCAAGCGCAAAATGATCTCTGTGGCGAAGCAGAGCATTCTGCTGGCTGACCACAGCAAGATCGGGCAGATTTCTTTTTGCAAAGTAGCGGATCTTAAGGAGATCGACCACTACATTCTGGATACGGCAGTGCCGGAGAGCTTCCTCCGGGAGCTGGGGAAACTGGATATTGATTATACGTTGGCCTAAGACAGAGCGTACAAACCACAATAATGAGGGATGACAAATGATTTATACAGTTACGCTTAACCCTTCCGTCGATTATATCGTGGAGGTTGAAGAGTTTATTACAGGCGGGCTAAACCGGATGAAGCGGGATATGAAGCTCCCGGGAGGGAAAGGGATTAATGTATCCCGTGTCCTTAACCAGCTTGGAGTAGCTAATACGGCGACCGGCTTTCTTGGCGGCTTCACCGGCGGGTACATTGAAGACTGGCTGCGCAAGGAGACGATAGACAGTGATTTCGTGCATATCTCAGATGACACGCGGATCAATATTAAGCTTAAAGCGGGAGAAGAGACCGAAATTAACGGAGCCGGACCGGATATTACCACAGCCGAGGCTGAGCAGTTGCTGCACAAGCTTGACGGCTTGAAGCTGGGGGATATTGTGATCCTGTCGGGAAGCATTCCGCCGTCGCTTGGCAATGATTTCTACGGCAGACTGATCGCCATATGCAGGCAGCAGGGGGCAGAATTTGTCATTGATACAACCGGTCAGGCCCTCAAAGAAGCCCTGGCTCAGGGGCCGCTGCTTGTCAAACCTAATCATCACGAGCTGGCAGAGCTGTTCGGCGTTGCCATTAACACCAGAGAGGAGATTATCACTTACGGGCGCAAGCTGCTGGAAGGCGGTGCGAAGCATGTGCTTGTATCGATGGCCGGAGAAGGTGCATTGTTCATATCCGGCCAGGAGGTATACCATGCCAGTGCCCCGGCAGGCCAGGTGAAGAATTCAGTAGGTGCAGGGGATTCAATGATTGCCGGATTTGTCGGTACCCTGTCGCTGACCGGGAATCTGCTGGAGGCCTTCCGCGCCGGAGTGGCTTCAGGAAGCGCAACAGCGTTCTCTGATGACCTGGCAGAGCGGCAGCTGATTGAAGAGCTTCGTCCAAGTATAGTACTGTCGCAGCTGTAAACTGCCTTACAAGAGAATGAAGTATACCTTTAGGAGTTGATATTAATGAAGATTACGGATCTGATGATACAGGAAACAATGATTATGGAACTGGCGGCAACAACCAAGGAAGCGGCAATCGATGAGTTAATCGCCAGTCTCGCAGCCAGCGGCCGGATTAGTGATGTGAAGCTGTTCAAGGAAAAGATCCTTGCCCGTGAAGCCCAGTCGAGCACAGGCATCGGCGGAGGCATTGCAATGCCTCATGCCAAGACCAAGGCTGTGAATGAAGCGACTGTCGTATTCGCCAAGAGCAGCACCGGGATTGACTTTGCTTCCTTAGATGAAGCTCCGGCCCACCTGTTCTTCATGATTGCCGCTCCGGACGGAGCGGGAAATGTGCATCTGCGTACACTGGCGGCTTTGTCGAGGCTGCTCATTGAAAGCGAATTCATAGAGCAGCTCATGAATGCTAAGACCCCTGAGGAAATCACAGCATTGTTCGACGCCAAGCAGGCTGAGGCAGAAGCTGCAGCCGAGGCGGAAGCGAAGGCGGCTGCGGAGAAAGAGGTGCAGAAGGCTGCGGTGCAGCAGGCTGAGCCGGTGCGTATGATTACCGGAAACCCGGATTCGGCGGCCTTCGTGGTTGCTGTAACAGCTTGTCCTACGGGAATTGCCCATACCTTCATGGCGGAGGATGCCCTGAAGAAGAAAGCCAAGGAGATGGGCGTGAACATCCGGGTCGAAACCAACGGCTCCGAGGGTGCGCAAAATGTACTGACGGAAGATGAGATTGCCCGGGCCAGCGGTGTTATTATTGCTGCGGACAAAAATGTGGAGATGGACCGCTTCAATGGCAAGCCTGTACTGCAGCGGCCGGTAAGTGACGGAATCCGCAAACCGGAGGAGCTGATCCGGATCGCGGTCAAGGGCGATGCACCGGTCTACCGCAGCTCCGGCAAGACAGACAGCGGAGCCGCTGCGGTGAAGTCCGGTACCATCGGAGGCAAGATCTACAAGGACCTGATGAACGGGATCTCCCACATGCTTCCGTTCGTAGTCGGCGGCGGAATTCTGCTGGCTATCTCCTTCCTGATTGAGCAGGTCGCCAGTGTCGACAATCCGCTGGTGAAGCTGCTGCAGACGATTGGCGGAGGTGACGGCGCATTCCACTTCCTGATTCCTATCTTAGCCGGATTTATCGCTCTCAGCATCGGTGACCGCCCTGCGCTTATGCCGGGTATGGTCGGCGGGATTATGGCTCTGAATGCCAACGCCGGCTTCCTCGGCGGCCTGGCTGCCGGTTTCCTGGCCGGATATGTTATTCTTATGCTGCGTAAAGCCTTCTCAGGTTTGCCGCGCACCCTTGACGGCCTGAAGCCGATTCTGCTGTATCCGGTATTCGGCCTGCTCATAACCGGCAGTGTTATGTACTTCCTGTTCAATCCGGTATTCAGCTGGATTAATGAAGGCATGATCGATGCGCTTAACCATTTGGGCACTGGCAACAAAATTCTGCTGGGACTGGTGCTCGGCGGTATGATGGCAATTGACATGGGCGGCCCGTTCAATAAAGCAGCTTATACTTTTGCGATCGGTGTCTTCACTTCCAGCGGTAATACAAACGGCCTGATGATGGCTGCTGTAATGGCCGGAGGTATGGTGCCTCCGCTGGCGATTGCCCTGGCCACTACATTCTTCAAGAATAAATTTACAGAAACCGAACGCAAATCAGGCTTAACCAACTATGTGCTGGGCTTGTCGTTCATTACGGAAGGGGCAATTCCATTCGCTGCAGCTGACCCGCTGCGTGTCCTCACTTCCTGCATCATCGGCTCAGCCGTTGCCGGCGGCCTCACCCAGCTGTGGAACCTTAACGTTCCTGCACCACACGGCGGCGTATTCGTAGCCTTCCTGTCCAGCAATGCGCTGCTGTTCCTGCTGGCTGTGCTGATCGGCTCCGTCATTTCCGGTCTGATGCTCGGTCTCTGGAAAAAGCCGCTCGCGGCAAAATAATGTAATCCATTCCCGGAAACTGCCGTGGAGCAAGGAAGCCGCCTGAGGCCGCCTGCTCTTCAGGCGGTTTCTTTTTGCTGTAACGGATACTCTCCTCAGAAAGAGCGGCAAAGCCGTTTCCGCCTGGGCTCCATTTTTTTGTCGTATTTCGGTATAATTAAAATATATATAAAGAGAAGGCAAAGGAGAATGCGAGATGATTATGCACAAAGGTGAAGTCTTGTTCCGTCAGGGTGACGGCGGCCAGAACCTGTACCGGGTGAAGAGCGGGCTGTTCAAGGTGACAAGACTGCATGAGAACGGGAATATGGTGCTGTTTAACCTGCTCTATCCGGGTGAGACCGTTCCCCATCATTCCCTCATTTCGCCGAAGGAGGCGCATGGAACAGCAGTAGCGATGATGAAGAGTGAGGTGGAACTCATTCCCGCTGCAGAATGGTACCGCGAGCTTAAGGAGAATCCCGGTAAGGTGATGGAGGTCGCGCTTTTGCTGCAGGAGAAGGTACGGTTTATGCAGACAAGGCTGGATCACCTCACGGTAGGCACGCCTGGAGACCGGATGGCCCTGCTGACCCGCTGGCTGAATGAATACTCACACGGCGCATTGCTGACAGACCTGCTGACACAGGAAGAAATCGGACAATTAATCGGCGTCCGCCGGGAAACCGTCAACCGTTTATTGCGGAATCAGGAGTAATTACTGAAATTTATTGGCAATCTGTTTAGAATGGCCCTGCAGCGTGGTATAATCTATTCAGAACCTATTAAACTAAAGAAAGGATCAGGATACCATGTGTCCCCGAAGGACGATTCCCCAAAGGACGATTTGGAAACGTTATGATCTGTCTTATACTTAGCTTCCCTGTAGAATGTGCGTGATTCGTTGTTAATTGACGAGAACCGCCTCTGCGAGGGAAGGGAGTATTGTATGCGAAGGAGCAACACCTCCGGTTTAACCCGTCGTAGAGGCTGGTGGGACGTCTAGCCGCCATTTACGATAAGGGGAGACCGAGTAATGAAGAAACAAGACAGTGGCATGAGTTTGCCGCTCCGACTAGCTGTTATTTTGTCCGGAACATTATTGCTTGCATTTACGTATTATCACATCAATTATCAGAACCATTTGACCGAGGGCGGATTTGTGGGCCTGTCACTGCTCGGCAAATACGTACTAGGGATTTCACCATCGTTATCCATCTTAATCCTGGATATTCCTGTACTCTTAATCGCACTAATCTTCAAAGGAAAATCGTTCGTAATGAACACCTTCATCTCTGTAGCTGCCTTTACGGTATTTTACAGCTTGATGGAGCGCTATTCCGGATGGGTTATTGACCTGCAGGATAACCTGCCGCTAGCGGCATTGTTATCTGGTGTGCTGACAGGTCTTGGAGCGGGAATGGTCCTGCGTGGCGGCGGGGCGAGCGGCGGTGACGATATTTTGTCGCTGCTGATCAGTGAATGGAAAGGAATTAAGGTAGGCACCGTGTTTATTCTGATGGATGTAATTGTGCTGGGCTTGTCACTCTTCTATATGCCTCTCAGAGAAACCCTGTACACCGTAATGGCTGTTGTTGTGGCCGGTTATGTGATTACATTTACAACCTCTCTGGGCAGATCGAAGCTGGTCAAGACTCCGAAGATTCAGCCTTCACTAGGCCAACCGCAGGATAGCTCGGTAGCTTGAATTACGTCAGATGCCCCCGTATTCCGGGGATGATGAAAGGTCAGCGGACGAAAGTCCGGCTGGTCTTTTTTTTGTGTGTAAGCACATTGCCCAGCCCCAGTCTGAAACCGCAAGCCGGAAGGCAGCGTATATATGTCATTCAAACCAGCAAGATGCATAAGGTAGAAGTAGAGCCAGGCCCACTAGTTGAAGGAGGAAGTCCGAGAATGAGTGCACATGAAATTGATTATGCAATTATGGGCGAGGAAATCCAGTGTGTAGAGGTGCAGCTGGACCCGGGCGAGAGTGTTGTTGCGGAAGCGGGCAGCTTCATGATGATGGATCCCGAGATTACGATGGAGACGATCTTTGGTGACGGGAGCGGGAGCTCGCGGGGCGGCGGACTGATGGGCATGCTGAAGGGTGCAGGCAAACGCCTGCTGACCGGAGAAAGCCTGTTCATGACAGTTTTCACACACAGCGGGGCTTATGGACGGAAGAGTGTAACCTTTGCTGCCCCTTATCCGGGTAAAATCATTCCGCTTGATCTTCTGCAGTATGGCGGTAAGGTAATCTGCCAGAAGGATTCCTTCCTCTGCGCAGCCAAAGGCGTGTCGATCGGCATCGAATTCCAGCGCCGGCTGGGGGCGGGCTTCTTCGGCGGAGAAGGCTTCATCATGCAAAAGCTGGAAGGGGATGGACTCGCCTTCGTCCACTCCGGCGGCCATGTGCTGGAGCGGACGCTGCAGCCTGGAGAGACCATCAGGCTCGATACCGGCTGTCTGGTCGCCATGACCTCTTCGGTCGATTACAATATCGAGATGGTCAAAGGGGTGAAGACGGCACTCTTCGGCGGCGAAGGCCTGTTCTTCGCCACCTTGCGCGGACCGGGCAAGGTGTGGGTGCAGTCGCTGCCGTTCAGCCGGATGGCAGACCGCATCCTGTCGGCCGGCAGCGCGGGCGGCCGTAAGGAAGAGGGCAGCATCCTTGGCGGCCTGGGCAACCTGCTCGACGGCAAGTAACGGAGCTTGCGTGCCGGAGACGGTGGCCTGCGGAACTGTCCGCCATTTCCGCCGGCCGCCAGACAAAACCGCAAGCAACAGCCGCCCCGCCGGGATTCCGGGGGCGGCTGTTTTTTTACGGCTCAGAGTTGTTGACTCCGGCTGCATGCTAAGACGATTATCTCCAGGGCCGTAGCCCCTAGCTGCTCTGCCTCCAAGCCCCGAACCCTCTATTGTACTTTGTACACTAGATAAGCTCTTTACCAGCCGGAAAAGTGAATCTAAAGCACTCTGTACATTAGATTATTGCTGAACAGGTGTTTTTGGGCAAATGATCGGAATTCAAATGTATGAAATACAATAGAATGAGTTTAACCTCCCATTATCACTTATTGTACAAAATGCAATCAGCACCAATACTTTACCAGTAGCCAGTACTTCTATCCTGTACACATAGGTCCATGGCTAATATTACAACTTCACCGCAGACAGCAGCAGGAACATCGGCCGCCGGGTCTCTTCCTGCCACGCCGGATTCATCTCCAGCATGTCCGGAGTCGGCTGCAGCTCGGAGATCTGCCTCAGGCTGAAGCCCGAATCAAGCAATAGGTTGATATAAGTGGCCGTACTGCGGTGGTATTTCGTCACTTCATGTCCGAGGAAGCTGGCCTGACGCGGCCCCTCCAGGTGGTAATTGTCGACCGGCCAATGCTGCTTCTCGCCTTCCGGGCCGAAGTGCCAGTCCTGTGCGGCGAGTGCGGTATAGATGGGGTGCTCAACAGAGAACACGAATGCCCCGCCCGGCTTCAGGCAATGCTGCACCTGCCGGCAGAGCAGGGCGAAATCATTGATATAGTGAATTGCGAGTGAACTGATCACCGTATCGAACTCATCCGCGGCGAACTCCGTATCCTCTATGGCAAGCTGGCGGTACTCGATCTGCGGATCGCTGGTCATTGCCCTGGCCCGCTCCAGCATATTCGCTGAGAGATCAATCCCCACTACAGCATCCGCCCCCTGCTCACGCGCATACCGGCAGTGCCAGCCGAAGCCGCAGCCCAGGTCCAGTACCCGCTTGCCTTTCAACTCGGGCAGAAGTTCGCGGAAGGCGTGCCATTCCCCGGCAGCCTCAAGTCCTCCTGTAGATCTGGGCATTGCACTGTAATTCTCGAAGAAACTGTCGACATCATATTTATTCTGCTTCATAAGGCATGTCCTCCGCTGCGGCGTATGGCCTGTTAATTAGGATTCTGATATTACGGGGTTACCCATGGAAAGTATACCTCAGATTTGACTGGAGTACAGGTACTGTATATATTACCTGTATAGATTTTATAAGACTTCGGGCTCCCCGCAAAGTACCTTAGCCAGCTTCGAAGCTAAGCCCTGCTTTGTGCGGGATGTTATGGGGCAAACCCCTTAGTACGCTAAGGCAGTAATCGGAGGGCCAGCATGTTCAAAATATTCATTATCGAGGATGACCGGGGACTGGTAACCCTGCTTCAGGACTACTTACATAAATTTGGCTACGATACACGGGCAGTGCATGACTTTGATGCGGTACGGGCGGAGTTCGAGGCGTTTGCCCCGCAGCTGGTGCTGCTGGATGTGAACCTGCCCAAATTCGACGGTTACTATTGGTGCCGCCAGATCCGCGCGGTCTCAACCTGCCCGATCTTGTTCATATCCGCCCGCGACGGCAAGATGGATCAGGTGATGGCGCTGGAGAACGGGGCGGATGATTATATCACGAAGCCCTTTGATTATGAGATTGCGATGGCCAAAATCAAAAGCCACCTGCGCCGCGCCTACGGCTCCTACGCCGGAGGCGGTATTGAACGCAGTCTTTCTGTCGCCGGTCTGCAGCTGGATGTGGAGCGCCTGACACTGGTCCGGGGCGGGATGAAAATTGATCTCAGCCATACAGAGGCCAAGATTCTCGATGAGCTGATGCAGAAAGCCGGTACGATTGTCACCCGTGACCGGCTGCTGGAGAAAATCTGGGATACCGAAGCCTTCGTCGATGATAACACGCTGAATGTCTATGTAACACGTGTGCGCAAAAAGCTGGCTGCCCTGGATATTATGGAGGGGCTGCAGACGGTACGCGGCCAAGGCTACAGGCTCTGCGAGAATTGGGAGGAGGCGTAATATGAAGCTGTTCATCCGGGAGCAGTCTCCGATAATCGCGGTCTATTTGGCCCAGCTTGTGATTATTACGCTTGTATACAGGCTTGACGGAGGAAGCAGCGTTACTGTAAGCCTGTATGCGGTGCTGCTTAGCACGATTCTCCTGCTCGGCTATCTGGCTTACCGGTATCTGGCGAACCGCTCGTTCTACGAGCGGCTGATGACCGTTCCCGGAACGCTGGAGGAGTCCGGCGGGCCGCAGCAGAATACTCCGCTCGCTGAGAGCCTGCGGCTGCTCCTGGCCAGGCAGTTCCGGCTATATCAGAATGATCTGCATAACTACCGCCATAAGCTGGAGGAGCATATCCACTTCATTAACCAGTGGGTGCACGGGATGAAGACCCCGCTCTCAGTCATTCATCTCATGATCCAGGACAAAGATGGTCCGCCGTATACAGCGATTGGCGATGAGCTGGACCGGCTGAAGAAAGGGCTGGAAACGGTGCTGTACACGGCCCGCCTGGATACGTTTGAGCATGATTTCTATGTGGAGCGGCTGGAGCTTGCGGCAGTGGTACGGGGAGTGACCTCTGAGCAGAAACGGCTGTTTATCCGCAAACGGGTATTTCCGCAGATTTCGGTAGAGAGCGGCATCATAATAACTACGGATGAGAAGTGGCTGTCCTTTGTGCTGACCCAGCTGATCACGAATGCCCTGCGCTATACGGTGGAGGAGGGCAGATTCGTCCATTTCCGCGGTTGCCTCCAGGAGCAGGGGAGGGTAGTTCTTGAGGTGCGTGATGAGGGGGTAGGCATTCCTCCGGGTGATCTGCCGCGGGTGTTCGACCCTTATTTCACCGGCGTTAACGGCCGCAGCTTCCAGGAATCGACCGGCATGGGGCTGTATCTGGTGAAGCAGATCTGCGGCAAGCTGGAGCATGAGGTGGAGATTCACTCGGAGGTAGGGAAAGGAACGACCGTACGGATTATTTTCTGAAAAAAGCTGCACAAGCCGGTCTGAATAAGCCCTACTGGGCACCGTCCCTTCTACCTGCTGTTTCCGCGGTACCGGAGGATGAGGACGACGACTGTTGTTACGACCGAGAGCGACAGGGAATTGGTGATCAGAAATGCCAGTCCGACCCCCTGGGCAGCCAGATTAACCGCGTAAGCCTCCATAAGTGCGATGCCGAGCAGCATCAGGAGATAAGATTTCAGGCTGAGATCTGCGACTGAGCGCGTCTTCAATATTTGCAGAATTTGTGGAATCCAGCCCAGTGCGAGAATCAATCCGCCGGCCAGCTGCATCACCGTGAACAACATGCGTACACCCCGCTATTCTTCGTTTATTACGTTGTATGCCGGGGACCGGGCAGAGGTTACGATTAGACAGCCGAAGGCGACAAGCTGGCGGTTATATAAAAATAACCCGCAGTCCCCATACGGGACTGCGGGTCCGCCCGGCAGATTTCTGTCCGGGCCTATTGCGGTTTATGCTGTGCAAGCTGCTGCAGGAGCGCCTGCGCATCTGCTACAGGAAAAGCTTCCTGCAGCACTTCATTTACGGTCACCTGAGCGCGGTCCACCTTATTCTGCCCGATGGCCGTCAGGGACGTATAGATGCTTCTGCGGTCATCATCACAGACCTTCCGCTCAAGCGCACCGCAGCCTTTGGCTTCAAACCGGCTGACCAGCCGCGATACAGCACTCTGGCTGAGTCCGACCATGGATTCCAGCTGCTGCAGCTTCAGCTTCTGCTCAGGGGCTTCGGACAGAAACAGCAGCACATAGAATTCCTTCAGCGATAGCTGGTAGTTCTCCATCAGCTTGGCTTCAAGGGCAGCGGCAACATTCATTTGGATATGGGAGAGTGACAGCCAGCTGGCAATCAGGCCACTATCAAGGGTGTTCTTCATGTCTTCATTCCTCCCCGCACGTTACTGTCATCAATCAAATTATAATCCAGTATACCATTTGGAGTCAGAGAAGGACACCACAGGGATAAGTGATTTAGGCTCTCGCACGGGGGAAGCCGAAGGTATACTGCTTCGGAACGCCGGCATCTTTGCCAAGCTGTACGCCTGCCTCCAGGGTCCAGTAAGGATTGCGCAGCATCCCGCGGCCGACCGCGATCAGATCTGCCTCCTCATTGCCGATAACGGCATCCGCCAGAACAGCTTCATCCAGCCGTCCTACAGCAATCACCGGAACATTCAGCTCCTGCTTGATGCTTCTGGCCAGCGGTACCTGATAAGCAGCATGAGTGCCCGGCTTCCCGGCTGCCGCTATCGGACCCTCACCGCCTGCGCTGATATGGAAGATATCGGCCCCGGCTTCCTTATACGCCCGGCTGATCTCCAGGCTCTCGGCAATTCCATATCCGCCTTCTACATACTCCTGTGCGGAAATGCGCATAATCAGCGGCATATCCGCCGGCATCACACTTTTGGCAGCAGCGATAACTTCTTTACCGAACAGATTCAGATCCTGTCCGTATTCATCCGTTCTCTGGTTGGTCAACGGCGAGTGGAACTGGTGAATCAGATAGCCGTGGGCCCCATGCAGCTCAATGACATCAAAGCCGGCCTGAACAGCACGTTCTACTGCCTTCCCGAATTTGCCGACCATCTCCTTCACTTCAGCCGTGGTCAGGGCACGCGGTGTTTTGGAATCAGCATCAAATGGAATCGCGGAAGACGATACAGGCACCGGAGCATCTTCAGCCTTGCGTCCGGCATGGGCAACCTGGATGCCGACTTTGGCACCATGGGCATGAATGGCATCGACAATACGCTTAAGTGCAGGAATCTGCTCATCGGACCAGAGCCCAAGATCATAATCAGTGATGCGGCCGTCCGGTTCAACATCAGCCATCTCAATAATTATCAGCCCGGTACCGCCGACTGCCCGGCTTACAT encodes:
- a CDS encoding DeoR/GlpR family DNA-binding transcription regulator; translation: MFEEERKRSILQFVNEHTRASVQELSQELSVSESTVRRDLKELEEAHLLKRTHGGAVSLQSVNFEAAIPDKEDRFLDEKLRIARKAVEMIQEGDAILLDGGTTTLQIARALKSFRNLKVITNSIMALNELKDCRNIEVSITGGMLRPDTMAFVGPMTERSLDMVRVDKAFLGTNGLDLREGITTPNMLEAATKRKMISVAKQSILLADHSKIGQISFCKVADLKEIDHYILDTAVPESFLRELGKLDIDYTLA
- a CDS encoding MarR family transcriptional regulator, encoding MKNTLDSGLIASWLSLSHIQMNVAAALEAKLMENYQLSLKEFYVLLFLSEAPEQKLKLQQLESMVGLSQSAVSRLVSRFEAKGCGALERKVCDDDRRSIYTSLTAIGQNKVDRAQVTVNEVLQEAFPVADAQALLQQLAQHKPQ
- a CDS encoding TIGR00266 family protein, with amino-acid sequence MSAHEIDYAIMGEEIQCVEVQLDPGESVVAEAGSFMMMDPEITMETIFGDGSGSSRGGGLMGMLKGAGKRLLTGESLFMTVFTHSGAYGRKSVTFAAPYPGKIIPLDLLQYGGKVICQKDSFLCAAKGVSIGIEFQRRLGAGFFGGEGFIMQKLEGDGLAFVHSGGHVLERTLQPGETIRLDTGCLVAMTSSVDYNIEMVKGVKTALFGGEGLFFATLRGPGKVWVQSLPFSRMADRILSAGSAGGRKEEGSILGGLGNLLDGK
- a CDS encoding sensor histidine kinase; translation: MKLFIREQSPIIAVYLAQLVIITLVYRLDGGSSVTVSLYAVLLSTILLLGYLAYRYLANRSFYERLMTVPGTLEESGGPQQNTPLAESLRLLLARQFRLYQNDLHNYRHKLEEHIHFINQWVHGMKTPLSVIHLMIQDKDGPPYTAIGDELDRLKKGLETVLYTARLDTFEHDFYVERLELAAVVRGVTSEQKRLFIRKRVFPQISVESGIIITTDEKWLSFVLTQLITNALRYTVEEGRFVHFRGCLQEQGRVVLEVRDEGVGIPPGDLPRVFDPYFTGVNGRSFQESTGMGLYLVKQICGKLEHEVEIHSEVGKGTTVRIIF
- a CDS encoding PQ-loop domain-containing transporter, with translation MLFTVMQLAGGLILALGWIPQILQILKTRSVADLSLKSYLLMLLGIALMEAYAVNLAAQGVGLAFLITNSLSLSVVTTVVVLILRYRGNSR
- a CDS encoding YitT family protein, producing the protein MKKQDSGMSLPLRLAVILSGTLLLAFTYYHINYQNHLTEGGFVGLSLLGKYVLGISPSLSILILDIPVLLIALIFKGKSFVMNTFISVAAFTVFYSLMERYSGWVIDLQDNLPLAALLSGVLTGLGAGMVLRGGGASGGDDILSLLISEWKGIKVGTVFILMDVIVLGLSLFYMPLRETLYTVMAVVVAGYVITFTTSLGRSKLVKTPKIQPSLGQPQDSSVA
- a CDS encoding fructose-specific PTS transporter subunit EIIC; protein product: MKITDLMIQETMIMELAATTKEAAIDELIASLAASGRISDVKLFKEKILAREAQSSTGIGGGIAMPHAKTKAVNEATVVFAKSSTGIDFASLDEAPAHLFFMIAAPDGAGNVHLRTLAALSRLLIESEFIEQLMNAKTPEEITALFDAKQAEAEAAAEAEAKAAAEKEVQKAAVQQAEPVRMITGNPDSAAFVVAVTACPTGIAHTFMAEDALKKKAKEMGVNIRVETNGSEGAQNVLTEDEIARASGVIIAADKNVEMDRFNGKPVLQRPVSDGIRKPEELIRIAVKGDAPVYRSSGKTDSGAAAVKSGTIGGKIYKDLMNGISHMLPFVVGGGILLAISFLIEQVASVDNPLVKLLQTIGGGDGAFHFLIPILAGFIALSIGDRPALMPGMVGGIMALNANAGFLGGLAAGFLAGYVILMLRKAFSGLPRTLDGLKPILLYPVFGLLITGSVMYFLFNPVFSWINEGMIDALNHLGTGNKILLGLVLGGMMAIDMGGPFNKAAYTFAIGVFTSSGNTNGLMMAAVMAGGMVPPLAIALATTFFKNKFTETERKSGLTNYVLGLSFITEGAIPFAAADPLRVLTSCIIGSAVAGGLTQLWNLNVPAPHGGVFVAFLSSNALLFLLAVLIGSVISGLMLGLWKKPLAAK
- a CDS encoding NADH:flavin oxidoreductase/NADH oxidase encodes the protein MKNLFTPYEFKGLQLKNRVVMPPMCQYSVTNKDGIATDWHYNHYVSRAVGGTGLIIIEMADVEPDGRITDYDLGLWSDEQIPALKRIVDAIHAHGAKVGIQVAHAGRKAEDAPVPVSSSAIPFDADSKTPRALTTAEVKEMVGKFGKAVERAVQAGFDVIELHGAHGYLIHQFHSPLTNQRTDEYGQDLNLFGKEVIAAAKSVMPADMPLIMRISAQEYVEGGYGIAESLEISRAYKEAGADIFHISAGGEGPIAAAGKPGTHAAYQVPLARSIKQELNVPVIAVGRLDEAVLADAVIGNEEADLIAVGRGMLRNPYWTLEAGVQLGKDAGVPKQYTFGFPRARA
- a CDS encoding class I SAM-dependent methyltransferase, whose product is MKQNKYDVDSFFENYSAMPRSTGGLEAAGEWHAFRELLPELKGKRVLDLGCGFGWHCRYAREQGADAVVGIDLSANMLERARAMTSDPQIEYRQLAIEDTEFAADEFDTVISSLAIHYINDFALLCRQVQHCLKPGGAFVFSVEHPIYTALAAQDWHFGPEGEKQHWPVDNYHLEGPRQASFLGHEVTKYHRSTATYINLLLDSGFSLRQISELQPTPDMLEMNPAWQEETRRPMFLLLSAVKL
- a CDS encoding response regulator transcription factor; amino-acid sequence: MFKIFIIEDDRGLVTLLQDYLHKFGYDTRAVHDFDAVRAEFEAFAPQLVLLDVNLPKFDGYYWCRQIRAVSTCPILFISARDGKMDQVMALENGADDYITKPFDYEIAMAKIKSHLRRAYGSYAGGGIERSLSVAGLQLDVERLTLVRGGMKIDLSHTEAKILDELMQKAGTIVTRDRLLEKIWDTEAFVDDNTLNVYVTRVRKKLAALDIMEGLQTVRGQGYRLCENWEEA
- the pfkB gene encoding 1-phosphofructokinase encodes the protein MIYTVTLNPSVDYIVEVEEFITGGLNRMKRDMKLPGGKGINVSRVLNQLGVANTATGFLGGFTGGYIEDWLRKETIDSDFVHISDDTRINIKLKAGEETEINGAGPDITTAEAEQLLHKLDGLKLGDIVILSGSIPPSLGNDFYGRLIAICRQQGAEFVIDTTGQALKEALAQGPLLVKPNHHELAELFGVAINTREEIITYGRKLLEGGAKHVLVSMAGEGALFISGQEVYHASAPAGQVKNSVGAGDSMIAGFVGTLSLTGNLLEAFRAGVASGSATAFSDDLAERQLIEELRPSIVLSQL
- a CDS encoding Crp/Fnr family transcriptional regulator, which encodes MIMHKGEVLFRQGDGGQNLYRVKSGLFKVTRLHENGNMVLFNLLYPGETVPHHSLISPKEAHGTAVAMMKSEVELIPAAEWYRELKENPGKVMEVALLLQEKVRFMQTRLDHLTVGTPGDRMALLTRWLNEYSHGALLTDLLTQEEIGQLIGVRRETVNRLLRNQE